In a genomic window of Perognathus longimembris pacificus isolate PPM17 chromosome 21, ASM2315922v1, whole genome shotgun sequence:
- the Ccdc25 gene encoding coiled-coil domain-containing protein 25 isoform X2 yields MDCAHLVKANSIQGCKMNNINVVYTPWSNLKKTADMDVGQIGFHRQKDVKIVTVEKKVNEILNRLEKTKSERFPDLAAEKEGRDREERNEKKAQIQEMKRREKEEMKKKREMDELRSYSSLMKVENMSSNQDGNDSDEFM; encoded by the exons ATGGACTGTGCCCACCTTGTGAAGGCCAACAGCATTCAAG GCTGCAAGATGAACAACATCAATGTGGTGTACACACCGTGGTCTAACCTGAAGAAAACAGCGGACATGGATGTGGGGCAGATAGGCTTTCACAGGCAGAAGGAC GTAAAAATTGTGACAGTAGAGAAGAAAGTGAATGAGATCCTGAACCGGTTAGAAAAGACTAAATCAGAGAGGTTCCCAGACCTGGCAGCAGAGAAGGAAGGCCGAGACcgggaagaaaggaatgagaaaaaagCCCAAattcaggaaatgaaaaggagagagaaagaagagatgaagaaaaagagggaaatggaCGAACTTAG gagCTATTCATCCCTAATGAAAGTTGAGAATATGTCTTCAAATCAG GATGGCAATGACTCCGATGAATTCATGTGA
- the Ccdc25 gene encoding coiled-coil domain-containing protein 25 isoform X1: MVFYFSSGGANSSTYTIYMGKDKYENEDLIKYGWPEDIWFHVDKISSAHVYLRLHKGEKIEDIPKEVLMDCAHLVKANSIQGCKMNNINVVYTPWSNLKKTADMDVGQIGFHRQKDVKIVTVEKKVNEILNRLEKTKSERFPDLAAEKEGRDREERNEKKAQIQEMKRREKEEMKKKREMDELRSYSSLMKVENMSSNQDGNDSDEFM; encoded by the exons cTAATTCATCTACTTACACTAtttacatgggaaaggataaataTGAAA atGAAGATCTGATAAAGTATGGCTGGCCAGAAGATATTTG GTTTCATGTGGACAAAATCTCTTCGGCTCATGTATACCTTCGATTACATAAG GGAGAGAAGATAGAAGACATTCCAAAGGAGGTGCTAATGGACTGTGCCCACCTTGTGAAGGCCAACAGCATTCAAG GCTGCAAGATGAACAACATCAATGTGGTGTACACACCGTGGTCTAACCTGAAGAAAACAGCGGACATGGATGTGGGGCAGATAGGCTTTCACAGGCAGAAGGAC GTAAAAATTGTGACAGTAGAGAAGAAAGTGAATGAGATCCTGAACCGGTTAGAAAAGACTAAATCAGAGAGGTTCCCAGACCTGGCAGCAGAGAAGGAAGGCCGAGACcgggaagaaaggaatgagaaaaaagCCCAAattcaggaaatgaaaaggagagagaaagaagagatgaagaaaaagagggaaatggaCGAACTTAG gagCTATTCATCCCTAATGAAAGTTGAGAATATGTCTTCAAATCAG GATGGCAATGACTCCGATGAATTCATGTGA